One genomic window of Polyangium aurulentum includes the following:
- a CDS encoding acyl-CoA thioesterase — MTTPSNTEAPPPRRARDSMTAMTEHVLPQHANALGTVFGGQVLAWIDLCAAICAQRHTGHLAVTAEFDDVSFEAPIEVGQVMLLRARVTAAFRTSVEILVEVEGEDAPTGRRWPCAHAFVTFVAVEKTSGTLRPTTVPALLCESEEDRALAADAHERRARRLARRKRAG; from the coding sequence ATGACGACGCCCTCCAACACGGAAGCGCCGCCGCCGCGGCGCGCGCGCGACTCGATGACGGCGATGACGGAGCACGTGCTGCCGCAGCACGCGAACGCGCTCGGCACGGTGTTCGGCGGCCAGGTGCTCGCGTGGATCGACCTGTGCGCGGCGATCTGCGCGCAGCGGCACACGGGGCACCTGGCGGTGACGGCGGAGTTCGACGACGTGTCGTTCGAGGCGCCGATCGAGGTGGGGCAGGTGATGCTGTTGCGCGCGCGCGTGACGGCGGCGTTCCGCACGTCGGTGGAGATCCTCGTCGAGGTCGAGGGCGAGGACGCGCCGACCGGGAGGCGCTGGCCGTGCGCGCACGCGTTCGTGACGTTCGTCGCGGTCGAGAAGACCAGCGGCACGCTGCGCCCGACGACGGTGCCGGCGCTCCTGTGCGAGTCGGAGGAGGATCGCGCGCTCGCGGCCGATGCTCACGAGCGCAGGGCGCGCAGGCTCGCTCGTCGAAAGCGAGCCGGCTAG
- a CDS encoding histone deacetylase, producing MTVPTPASQILVVDDVLFDEHRSRGYHPERPERLAAARAAVERCVSEGLTTRRITARDATDEELTAVHSPGYLENLAKLAGHHAALDPDTYLAPNSVAAARRAAGASAALVDALLDLPADGCPPPALALLRPPGHHAKRERGMGFCILNNVAVAAARALARGLSRVAIIDWDVHHGNGTQDIFWNDPRVLYVSLHQFPYYPGTGAVGETGEGDGRGYTVNVPLSAGAGDAVYEAAFTRIVLPLLESYAPELLLVSAGFDAHERDPLADMRVSDAGYSAMSTLVSRAAQGSAGGKLAFFLEGGYDLAALDSSLAATLRAAVDTASGPQGRSAAPMSYRHEDELNRARKTAAERWRGL from the coding sequence ATGACCGTACCGACCCCCGCCTCGCAGATCCTCGTCGTCGACGACGTGCTCTTCGACGAGCACCGCTCGCGCGGCTACCACCCCGAGCGCCCCGAGCGCCTCGCCGCCGCTCGTGCCGCCGTCGAGCGCTGCGTCTCCGAGGGCCTCACCACGCGCCGCATCACCGCGCGCGACGCGACGGACGAGGAGCTGACGGCGGTGCACTCCCCCGGCTACCTCGAGAACCTCGCGAAGCTCGCGGGCCACCACGCCGCGCTCGACCCCGACACCTACCTCGCCCCGAACTCGGTCGCCGCCGCCCGCCGCGCCGCCGGCGCCTCTGCTGCCCTCGTCGACGCGCTGCTCGACCTGCCCGCCGACGGGTGTCCGCCGCCCGCGCTCGCCCTGCTACGCCCGCCCGGCCATCACGCCAAGCGCGAGCGCGGCATGGGCTTCTGCATCCTCAACAACGTCGCCGTCGCCGCCGCGCGCGCCCTCGCGCGAGGGCTGTCGCGCGTCGCGATCATCGACTGGGACGTCCACCACGGCAACGGCACGCAGGACATCTTCTGGAACGATCCGCGCGTGCTCTACGTGTCGCTCCATCAGTTCCCCTACTACCCGGGCACGGGCGCGGTGGGCGAGACGGGCGAGGGCGATGGCCGCGGCTACACGGTGAACGTGCCCCTGTCCGCAGGCGCGGGCGACGCGGTCTACGAGGCTGCCTTCACGCGCATCGTGCTGCCGCTGCTCGAGTCCTACGCGCCCGAGCTCTTGCTCGTCTCGGCCGGCTTCGACGCCCACGAGCGCGATCCGCTCGCCGACATGCGCGTGAGCGACGCGGGCTACTCCGCGATGAGCACCCTCGTGTCGCGCGCCGCCCAGGGCAGCGCGGGCGGGAAGCTCGCCTTCTTCCTCGAGGGCGGCTACGACCTCGCCGCCCTCGACAGCTCCCTCGCGGCCACCCTGCGCGCGGCCGTCGACACCGCCTCGGGCCCCCAGGGTCGCTCGGCGGCGCCCATGTCCTACCGCCACGAAGACGAGCTCAACCGGGCTCGAAAGACCGCCGCGGAGCGCTGGCGCGGGCTCTAG
- a CDS encoding transglycosylase SLT domain-containing protein encodes MRKRLAIGLLGLVSLAVASCSCAERRAIGVTPVDGSGKPEGSAAPLASALPTPAAAPASRSPGSERWIAAVRLGRWEEASALLDALPEAERNRPEIRYVRGRAALAGGQPARAVELFTGLEKDLPDLADDITRRRAEAAAEAGPFADAASYFAKSPLAGDLLRAALAHERDGKLAEARAMVDRALVAAQRGKKRGDEVTIRAARARLYEAQGALPQALFDLRWLAVEAAGRPEGKSATEALERLARPLTDKEKLASALVMIKSGSAAEALPLLDTLAGKPGIPPAEIEHARAEALMKSRDYAAAEKAYREAALRPGPRQAEELYQAATALARAGHPDEAIKRYLDLSGRFRKNNWAERALYQASRWLLLRGRYDESKHLYTRYLSLFPRGAYREDAEYEQALALLSAGDHKAARKKLAGLARDEKRLDEAQKLRELEGLAAFRAGDRDGAVRIWTEVARTLPLSFAALAARARLTAAGAPLPPLLEPSTPQKVPPLELALPGTAALLASVGLDVDAEGRLAAVEREATARYAGREGEALCGMYGLLGHARRRYRVGVANVGLPSLLRAPGDADRWTWECLYPRPYADEVQKLEEEHAVPRGLVHALMRQESAFDQEALSPVSAAGLMQLMPQTARKASAEISMDFDPARLTSPGVNLRLGAFYVGKLLKTFRGNPVLAVAAYNAGPKAVGQWIKRGVDADADLWVARIPYDETRNYVARVLGNFARYQWLEGGDAAVASLALEVPVDVEVPADAY; translated from the coding sequence GTGCGCAAGCGGCTCGCGATCGGACTCCTGGGCCTCGTGTCCCTCGCCGTCGCCTCGTGCTCCTGCGCGGAGCGCCGCGCGATAGGCGTCACGCCCGTCGATGGCAGCGGCAAGCCCGAAGGCTCGGCCGCTCCCCTCGCCTCCGCCCTGCCCACGCCCGCAGCCGCGCCGGCGAGCAGGTCGCCTGGCTCGGAGCGCTGGATCGCGGCCGTGCGCCTCGGTCGCTGGGAAGAGGCGAGCGCGCTGCTCGACGCGCTGCCCGAGGCCGAGCGAAACCGGCCCGAGATCCGCTACGTGCGCGGTCGCGCCGCCCTCGCCGGGGGCCAGCCGGCGCGCGCGGTGGAGCTGTTCACAGGGCTCGAGAAAGACCTGCCCGATCTCGCCGACGACATCACGCGCAGACGCGCCGAGGCCGCCGCAGAAGCCGGGCCGTTCGCGGACGCGGCGAGCTACTTCGCCAAGTCGCCCCTCGCCGGGGATCTGCTGCGCGCCGCGCTCGCCCACGAGCGGGACGGCAAGCTCGCCGAGGCGCGCGCCATGGTCGACCGCGCCCTCGTCGCAGCCCAGCGGGGCAAGAAGCGAGGCGACGAGGTCACCATCCGCGCCGCCCGCGCCCGCCTCTACGAGGCCCAGGGCGCCCTGCCCCAGGCGCTCTTCGACCTGCGCTGGCTCGCCGTCGAGGCCGCCGGAAGGCCCGAGGGCAAGAGCGCGACCGAGGCGCTCGAGAGGCTCGCGCGACCGCTCACCGACAAGGAAAAGCTCGCGAGCGCGCTCGTGATGATCAAGAGCGGCAGCGCCGCCGAGGCGCTTCCCCTGCTCGACACGCTCGCGGGCAAGCCGGGCATCCCGCCGGCCGAGATCGAGCACGCGCGCGCCGAGGCGCTCATGAAGTCGCGCGACTACGCCGCCGCGGAGAAGGCCTACCGCGAGGCCGCGCTGCGCCCCGGTCCGCGTCAGGCCGAGGAGCTCTATCAAGCCGCGACCGCGCTCGCCCGCGCCGGGCACCCCGACGAGGCGATCAAGCGCTACCTGGATCTCTCGGGGCGCTTCCGCAAGAACAACTGGGCCGAGCGCGCGCTCTACCAGGCCTCGCGCTGGCTGCTCCTCCGCGGCCGCTACGACGAGTCGAAGCACCTGTACACGCGCTACCTCTCGCTGTTCCCGCGCGGCGCCTACCGCGAGGACGCCGAGTACGAGCAGGCCCTCGCGCTCCTGTCGGCCGGCGATCACAAGGCTGCGCGCAAGAAGCTCGCGGGCCTCGCGCGCGACGAGAAGCGGCTCGACGAGGCGCAGAAGCTGCGCGAGCTGGAGGGCCTCGCGGCCTTCCGCGCGGGCGATCGCGACGGCGCCGTGCGGATCTGGACCGAGGTGGCGCGCACGCTGCCCCTGTCCTTCGCGGCGCTGGCCGCGCGCGCGCGCTTGACGGCCGCGGGCGCGCCCCTGCCCCCGCTGCTCGAGCCCTCGACCCCGCAAAAGGTCCCGCCGCTCGAGCTGGCGCTGCCGGGCACGGCTGCGCTCCTCGCCTCGGTCGGGCTCGACGTGGATGCCGAGGGTCGCCTCGCCGCGGTCGAGCGCGAGGCGACGGCGCGGTATGCGGGGCGCGAGGGCGAGGCCTTGTGCGGCATGTACGGCCTGCTCGGGCACGCGCGGCGGCGCTACCGCGTGGGGGTCGCGAACGTGGGCTTGCCGTCCCTGCTCCGGGCCCCGGGCGACGCCGATCGCTGGACCTGGGAGTGCCTCTATCCAAGGCCCTACGCCGACGAGGTGCAAAAGCTCGAGGAGGAGCACGCCGTGCCGCGGGGCCTCGTGCACGCGCTGATGCGCCAGGAGAGCGCGTTCGATCAGGAGGCGCTCTCGCCCGTCTCTGCCGCGGGCCTGATGCAGCTCATGCCGCAGACCGCGCGCAAGGCGTCCGCCGAGATCTCGATGGACTTCGACCCCGCGCGCCTGACGAGCCCCGGCGTCAACTTGCGGCTCGGCGCGTTCTACGTGGGCAAGCTGCTCAAGACGTTCCGTGGAAACCCCGTGCTCGCGGTCGCCGCGTACAACGCGGGTCCCAAGGCGGTGGGGCAGTGGATCAAGCGCGGCGTCGACGCGGACGCCGACCTGTGGGTCGCGCGCATCCCCTACGACGAGACGCGCAACTACGTCGCGCGCGTGCTCGGCAACTTCGCGCGCTACCAGTGGCTCGAGGGCGGCGATGCGGCCGTGGCGTCGCTCGCGCTCGAGGTGCCGGTCGACGTCGAGGTTCCGGCGGACGCTTATTGA
- a CDS encoding plastocyanin/azurin family copper-binding protein, translated as MKHRVGAFPKAAMIAAIAAIAGCADDSGGGGGDTGSNATAEGLNGCTAASAEDHTLGTMVTIEGEGTAYTPKCIRIKAGTTVTFESDFAPHPLVGGVVKDGTRSEDESSPIQSTASGSVASFTFPNAGGYGYYCDAHFAEGMYGAIFAE; from the coding sequence ATGAAGCATCGTGTAGGGGCATTTCCGAAGGCCGCGATGATCGCGGCGATCGCTGCGATCGCGGGCTGCGCAGACGACTCCGGCGGCGGCGGCGGTGATACGGGGAGCAATGCCACTGCAGAAGGGTTGAATGGCTGCACTGCGGCGAGCGCGGAGGATCACACCCTGGGCACGATGGTTACCATCGAGGGAGAGGGGACCGCGTACACGCCGAAATGCATCCGTATCAAGGCGGGGACCACGGTCACCTTCGAATCCGACTTCGCGCCCCATCCTCTCGTGGGGGGCGTGGTGAAAGACGGGACCAGGTCCGAGGACGAAAGCTCACCCATCCAGAGCACGGCCTCGGGGAGCGTAGCATCTTTTACGTTCCCGAACGCGGGCGGATATGGGTACTATTGCGACGCACACTTCGCGGAGGGCATGTACGGAGCCATCTTCGCGGAGTGA
- a CDS encoding PAS domain-containing protein produces the protein MDPKRAEESAPPVFLARGRTLEGVLSAILASATDNVYAFDRDLRYIYVNENGARVFGRAPAEIIGKTWDELLPPDLISTRKDHVAHVIATRKSIREEILFPVDGEERYFEYVLTPVLDAQGEVDFVVAIGRDTTDRKRAELALAAANEAEEAQRRRFQSLLAQTPGLIDFLRGPDLVFEFAHPGTVRALGGRELLGKPIAEAVPELSEQPQVQQPFLEKLRHVYRTGEIVRGRQARILINHHNEGERIETFWDYVYLPIRDESGVIDGVVTFNVEVTDQVHALRAAEAARAGLVAAEERLRLALESADIGTWDLNPATGHVDADARCRSLLGLPETAVLDGQAFLREVHGTDRARVSEAVRRALEPASGGSFQEEFRLGGDHDAPERWVCLRGRAIFDGEGRATRFIGTALDITEQRCAETERARLLERAQSARAEAEKASRTKDEFLAMLGHELRNPLSPILTALQLMRLRAPESLVKERTIVERQVHHLVGLVDDLLDVSRITGGKIELKKRILEMSEVIGKAVEMASPLIEQRRHRLSVSVPPTGMLVDGDEQRLAQVFANLLTNAAKYTEPGGEVHVTAERADGHVVVRVRDSGMGIAPELLPRVFDLFVQSERTLDRSQGGLGLGLAIVKSLVGLHGGAVHAASHGPGKGSEMSVRLPVVVSFEAGPQSASQFDGPPPFSTGARLRGGRRILVVDDNRDAAETLAEGLRALGHEVFVAHDGPSALDLAARITPDLAFLDIGLPVMDGYELAKRLQETPSLTAVSLVAVTGYGQEGDRQRSRAAGFHEHLVKPVDLARIVSLLAALPARAEAQDDSATPVSL, from the coding sequence GTGGATCCGAAGCGCGCGGAAGAATCGGCCCCTCCCGTGTTCCTCGCGCGCGGGCGTACGCTCGAGGGCGTCCTCTCGGCCATCCTCGCGAGCGCGACGGACAATGTCTACGCATTCGACCGGGATCTGCGGTACATTTACGTCAATGAGAACGGCGCCCGGGTGTTCGGGCGCGCGCCCGCGGAGATCATCGGCAAGACGTGGGACGAGCTTCTCCCCCCCGATCTGATCTCGACCCGCAAAGACCACGTCGCCCACGTCATCGCCACGCGAAAGAGCATTCGCGAGGAGATCCTCTTTCCGGTGGACGGCGAGGAGCGGTATTTCGAGTACGTCCTCACGCCGGTGCTCGACGCGCAGGGCGAGGTCGACTTCGTCGTGGCCATCGGCCGCGATACCACGGACCGAAAGCGGGCCGAGCTCGCCCTGGCGGCGGCGAACGAGGCCGAGGAGGCGCAGCGCCGGAGGTTTCAATCGCTCCTCGCGCAGACGCCCGGGCTCATCGACTTTTTGCGAGGGCCCGACCTCGTCTTCGAATTCGCGCACCCCGGCACCGTGCGCGCGCTCGGCGGCCGCGAGCTTCTGGGCAAACCCATCGCCGAAGCCGTCCCGGAGCTGTCCGAGCAGCCCCAGGTCCAGCAGCCCTTCCTCGAAAAGCTCCGGCACGTCTACCGCACGGGCGAGATCGTCCGTGGCCGGCAGGCGCGCATCCTCATCAATCATCACAACGAGGGCGAGCGGATCGAGACGTTCTGGGATTACGTCTATCTACCGATCCGTGACGAGAGCGGCGTCATCGACGGCGTCGTGACCTTCAACGTCGAGGTCACCGACCAGGTGCACGCCCTGCGCGCCGCGGAGGCTGCGCGCGCGGGCCTCGTGGCCGCGGAGGAGCGCCTGCGGCTCGCGCTCGAGTCCGCCGATATCGGCACCTGGGACCTGAACCCGGCCACCGGCCACGTCGACGCAGACGCTCGGTGTCGTTCGCTCCTCGGGCTCCCCGAGACGGCCGTGCTCGATGGCCAGGCCTTTTTGCGCGAGGTGCACGGGACCGATCGCGCGCGGGTGAGCGAGGCCGTGCGCCGCGCGCTCGAGCCCGCGAGCGGCGGGTCGTTCCAGGAGGAGTTTCGCCTCGGTGGGGATCACGACGCCCCCGAGCGCTGGGTCTGCTTGCGCGGTCGCGCCATCTTCGACGGCGAGGGGCGCGCGACGCGCTTCATCGGCACCGCGCTCGACATCACCGAGCAGCGCTGCGCCGAGACCGAGCGCGCCCGCCTCCTCGAGCGCGCCCAGAGCGCCCGCGCCGAGGCCGAAAAGGCGAGCCGCACCAAAGACGAGTTTCTGGCCATGCTCGGCCACGAGCTCAGAAACCCGCTCTCGCCCATCCTGACGGCCCTGCAGCTCATGCGGCTGCGCGCCCCCGAATCGCTCGTCAAGGAGCGGACCATCGTCGAGCGCCAGGTGCACCACCTCGTGGGCCTCGTCGACGATCTGCTCGACGTCTCGCGCATCACGGGCGGCAAGATCGAGCTCAAAAAGCGCATCCTCGAGATGTCCGAGGTGATCGGCAAGGCCGTCGAAATGGCGAGCCCGCTGATCGAGCAGCGCCGGCACCGCCTCTCGGTCTCGGTCCCGCCGACCGGCATGCTCGTCGATGGCGACGAGCAGCGCCTCGCGCAGGTATTCGCCAACCTCCTCACGAATGCCGCCAAATACACCGAGCCCGGCGGAGAGGTCCACGTGACGGCCGAGCGGGCAGACGGCCACGTGGTCGTGCGGGTGCGCGACTCGGGGATGGGAATCGCCCCGGAGCTTTTGCCCCGCGTCTTCGATCTCTTCGTTCAAAGCGAGCGCACGCTCGACCGCTCGCAGGGCGGGCTCGGTCTCGGGCTCGCCATCGTGAAGAGCCTCGTCGGGCTGCACGGCGGCGCCGTCCACGCGGCCAGCCATGGCCCGGGCAAGGGCAGCGAGATGTCGGTCCGCCTGCCCGTGGTCGTGAGCTTCGAGGCCGGCCCCCAGAGCGCGTCGCAATTCGATGGCCCCCCGCCATTCTCGACCGGCGCGCGCCTGCGCGGCGGCCGGCGGATCCTGGTCGTCGACGACAACCGCGACGCCGCCGAGACGCTCGCCGAGGGCCTGCGCGCCCTCGGGCACGAGGTCTTCGTCGCCCACGACGGCCCGAGCGCGCTCGATCTCGCGGCCCGCATCACGCCCGACCTCGCCTTCCTCGACATCGGCCTGCCCGTGATGGATGGCTACGAGCTGGCGAAGCGGCTGCAAGAGACGCCGTCGCTCACCGCCGTCTCGCTGGTCGCCGTGACCGGATACGGCCAGGAGGGCGACAGGCAGCGCTCGCGGGCGGCCGGGTTTCACGAGCATCTCGTCAAACCCGTGGACCTGGCCCGCATCGTCTCGCTCCTCGCCGCGCTGCCGGCCCGAGCGGAGGCGCAGGACGATTCCGCGACGCCGGTTTCGCTCTGA
- a CDS encoding ATP-binding protein, with amino-acid sequence METERPQGAAARETACPLVGRDAEIGLLDANLAAVEQRGEARIVTLIGPAGIGKTRIVEAFLARRASRDDAPRAFRGSARDGAASFSPFARLLRDRFGLGRGMDPDAARAELRRKAGEVLEERKVEDAVHFLGQLLGLPPDEASAAKRAVSDEDPQEAELMRRAVIRAFLEADAERGPLVLVLEDLHEAYDDSLSLLRYLLEYLSGAILVVCTGNDELLYRHEDWGRVGERRHALLELAALGEADIESVARSMLTRCARGDEEVPAPLVGAACAFARGNPGLVAQMVRIYLDAGVLEEVTEEGETRYRVHLDRLEGARLPATIEDAVQARIAALSPEEREICEQAAAMGGVFWSGAFIALARTGRDAPELWDVTAAEDTARIARLLAGLCERSWIERRAESIFPGSDEYAWKRSEEREAILRATGPAALKLYNRVIADWMDHQPGLRTSEERIADLARHREQAGDGVRAGLSYLEAASVARRRYANVKACEYYQRGLVLLGDTHDGQRIDALHDYGDVLSSMGYVEDALAAFRQMLTLAYRLDLQSKGGAAHNRIGRLYRDIGSFDEAERHIQTAMALFEAAGDERGVASTIDDRGKIAWLKGEYDAALEDFRDGLLRRKKLGDKRSIALSLNNLGLALQDSGQFKEALEAFEQSLSLRREVGDLVGVVTTLNNLGTIAQERRNFEKATRLFAEALDVAQQIGDRNKIALVLTNVGETYYRSGEPEQAIRVLLRAESLCDELGDRLKLAETLRGLGKAYLLQGDLGKARDYIGRAVDLFAMVRSKVHLAAALRTLGEITAAGGWGSAHTTSAREYFDRAVAIFEQSGNEVELARTFKTYARFLREHPELAEDAEARRDAGEMETRADAIFARLERTHLSKSEVPTTAAEGTA; translated from the coding sequence ATGGAGACCGAGAGACCTCAAGGTGCGGCGGCGCGTGAGACGGCCTGCCCGCTCGTCGGCAGGGATGCCGAGATCGGACTGCTCGACGCGAACCTCGCCGCCGTGGAGCAGCGCGGCGAGGCGCGGATCGTCACCCTCATCGGACCCGCCGGCATCGGCAAGACACGCATCGTCGAGGCCTTCCTCGCCAGACGCGCGAGCCGCGACGACGCCCCGCGCGCCTTCCGCGGCAGCGCGCGCGACGGCGCCGCCTCCTTCTCGCCCTTCGCCCGGCTGCTCAGAGATCGCTTCGGCCTCGGGCGCGGCATGGATCCGGACGCGGCCCGCGCCGAGCTGCGGCGCAAGGCGGGCGAGGTGCTCGAGGAGCGCAAGGTCGAGGATGCCGTCCACTTCCTCGGTCAGCTCCTCGGCCTCCCTCCCGACGAGGCGTCCGCCGCCAAGCGCGCGGTGAGCGACGAGGACCCGCAAGAGGCCGAGCTCATGCGGCGCGCGGTGATCAGGGCGTTCCTCGAAGCCGACGCCGAGCGCGGCCCGCTCGTGCTCGTGCTCGAAGATCTGCACGAGGCCTACGACGACTCGCTCTCGCTCCTGCGCTACCTGCTCGAGTACCTCTCGGGCGCGATCCTCGTCGTGTGCACGGGCAATGACGAGCTGCTCTACCGGCACGAGGACTGGGGGCGCGTGGGCGAGCGGCGGCATGCGCTGCTCGAGCTGGCGGCGCTCGGCGAGGCGGACATCGAGAGCGTCGCGAGGTCGATGCTCACGCGGTGCGCGCGCGGGGACGAGGAGGTGCCGGCGCCGCTCGTGGGGGCGGCTTGCGCGTTCGCGCGCGGCAACCCGGGGCTCGTCGCGCAGATGGTGCGCATCTACCTCGACGCGGGCGTGCTCGAAGAGGTCACCGAGGAGGGCGAGACGCGCTACCGCGTGCACCTCGACAGGCTCGAAGGGGCGCGGCTGCCGGCGACGATCGAGGACGCGGTGCAGGCGCGCATCGCGGCGCTCTCGCCCGAGGAGCGCGAGATCTGCGAGCAGGCGGCGGCGATGGGCGGCGTGTTCTGGAGCGGCGCGTTCATCGCCCTCGCGCGCACCGGCCGCGACGCGCCCGAGCTGTGGGACGTGACCGCGGCCGAGGACACGGCGCGCATCGCGCGGCTGCTCGCGGGGCTGTGCGAGCGGTCGTGGATCGAGCGGCGCGCGGAGTCGATCTTCCCGGGCTCGGACGAGTACGCGTGGAAGCGCAGCGAGGAGCGCGAGGCCATCCTGCGCGCGACGGGGCCGGCCGCGCTCAAGCTCTACAACCGCGTCATCGCGGACTGGATGGATCACCAGCCGGGGCTGCGCACGAGCGAGGAGCGGATCGCCGATCTCGCGCGGCACCGCGAGCAGGCGGGCGACGGGGTGCGGGCGGGGCTTTCGTACCTCGAGGCCGCGAGCGTGGCGCGGCGGCGCTACGCGAACGTGAAGGCCTGCGAGTACTACCAGCGGGGCCTCGTGCTGCTCGGCGACACGCACGACGGGCAGCGGATCGACGCGCTGCACGACTACGGCGACGTGCTGTCGTCGATGGGCTACGTCGAGGACGCGCTCGCGGCGTTCCGGCAGATGTTGACGCTCGCCTACCGGCTCGACCTGCAGAGCAAGGGCGGCGCCGCGCACAACCGCATCGGGCGGCTCTACCGCGACATCGGCTCGTTCGACGAGGCCGAGCGGCACATCCAGACCGCGATGGCGCTCTTCGAGGCCGCGGGCGACGAGCGCGGCGTGGCCTCGACGATCGACGACCGGGGCAAGATCGCCTGGCTCAAGGGCGAGTACGACGCGGCGCTCGAGGACTTCCGCGACGGCCTTTTGCGGCGCAAGAAGCTCGGTGACAAGCGCTCGATCGCGCTGTCGCTCAACAACCTGGGGCTCGCGCTCCAGGACTCGGGGCAGTTCAAGGAGGCGCTCGAGGCGTTCGAGCAGTCGCTGTCCTTGCGCCGCGAGGTGGGCGATCTCGTCGGCGTGGTGACGACGTTGAACAACCTCGGGACCATCGCGCAGGAGCGCCGCAACTTCGAGAAGGCGACGCGGCTGTTCGCGGAGGCGCTCGACGTGGCCCAGCAGATCGGCGACCGGAACAAGATCGCGCTGGTGCTGACGAACGTGGGCGAGACGTACTACCGCAGCGGCGAGCCGGAGCAGGCGATCCGCGTGCTCTTGCGGGCCGAGTCGCTCTGCGACGAGCTGGGCGATCGGCTGAAGCTCGCGGAGACCTTGCGCGGCCTCGGCAAGGCGTACCTGCTGCAGGGCGATCTCGGCAAGGCGCGCGACTACATCGGGCGCGCGGTCGATCTGTTCGCGATGGTGCGGAGCAAGGTGCACCTCGCGGCGGCGCTGCGGACGCTCGGGGAGATCACGGCGGCGGGCGGCTGGGGCAGCGCGCACACGACGAGCGCGCGCGAGTACTTCGACAGGGCCGTCGCGATCTTCGAGCAGAGCGGCAACGAGGTGGAGCTGGCGCGCACGTTCAAGACCTACGCGCGCTTCCTGCGCGAGCACCCCGAGCTGGCAGAGGACGCGGAGGCGCGGCGCGACGCGGGCGAGATGGAGACGCGGGCAGACGCGATCTTCGCGCGGCTCGAGCGCACGCACCTGAGCAAGAGCGAGGTGCCCACGACGGCGGCGGAGGGGACGGCCTGA
- a CDS encoding plastocyanin/azurin family copper-binding protein gives MRTIWMGLLGVAVMCSALVGCGDDTEPNTTSNNPTSTGTGGAGGAGGAGGAGGAGGAGGAGGAGGQGGAGGQGGAGGGMMGSVINGCDPATATDHTGDKMVDVTFGGGMLKYNPPCIKIKVGSQVTFKGNFTNHPTVGGKVDGLIGTPDPNSPIQDTNSGMSATFAFDKAGDYPYYCKLHIAAGMMGAVFVVP, from the coding sequence ATGCGAACGATTTGGATGGGATTGCTTGGCGTTGCCGTGATGTGCAGCGCCCTCGTGGGTTGCGGCGATGACACGGAGCCGAACACCACGAGCAACAACCCGACCAGCACCGGCACGGGCGGCGCTGGCGGCGCTGGCGGCGCTGGCGGCGCGGGCGGCGCGGGTGGCGCAGGTGGCGCGGGCGGCGCAGGCGGCCAGGGCGGCGCGGGCGGCCAGGGCGGCGCGGGCGGCGGCATGATGGGCAGCGTGATCAACGGCTGCGATCCGGCGACGGCCACCGATCACACGGGCGATAAGATGGTGGACGTGACCTTCGGCGGCGGGATGCTCAAGTACAATCCGCCGTGCATCAAGATCAAGGTCGGCTCGCAGGTGACCTTCAAGGGTAACTTCACGAACCACCCGACCGTCGGCGGCAAGGTGGACGGCCTCATCGGCACGCCCGACCCGAATAGCCCGATCCAGGACACGAACTCGGGCATGAGCGCGACGTTCGCCTTCGACAAGGCCGGCGATTATCCCTATTACTGCAAGCTCCACATTGCAGCCGGCATGATGGGCGCCGTCTTCGTGGTGCCGTAG